One segment of Dehalococcoidia bacterium DNA contains the following:
- the nadA gene encoding quinolinate synthase NadA, with product MGIEARALPLLTEEDLLNEAMECPTGRPLETRPLAEEPAFAFWQRDIPQEYWRLTAEELKERIARARRILGERCVVLGHHYQREDIIQFADVRGDSFKLAQWAAQRAEAEFIVFCGVHFMAESADILSRPHQKVILPNMSAGCSMADMADPEDVYACWEELQELALGHIMPVTYINSAAALKAFCGRHGGIVCTSSNAKKILQWAIERADKILFFPDQHLGRNTGLKLGLSLEEMPVWDYTLPYGSLGGNREEALRRAKIILWKGHCSVHQRFTVQQIEEARRRYPDVKVIVHPECRMEVVQAADMDGSTEFIARTIQEAPPGSKWAVGTEINLVSRLARENPDKIVFCLDPVVCPCSTMYRIHPAYLCWVLEELAQGRIVNQVKVDEETAHWARVALQRMLEVS from the coding sequence ATGGGGATTGAGGCCCGGGCCTTACCCCTCCTGACGGAGGAGGACCTGCTCAATGAGGCCATGGAGTGTCCCACGGGGAGGCCCTTGGAGACACGGCCTCTGGCCGAGGAGCCGGCCTTCGCCTTCTGGCAGAGGGACATACCGCAGGAATATTGGCGCCTCACCGCCGAGGAGCTCAAGGAGCGCATCGCTCGCGCCCGCCGTATCTTGGGGGAGAGGTGTGTGGTGTTGGGCCATCACTACCAGCGGGAGGACATCATCCAGTTCGCCGACGTGCGGGGCGACTCCTTCAAGCTGGCCCAGTGGGCGGCCCAGCGGGCGGAGGCGGAGTTCATCGTCTTCTGTGGCGTCCACTTCATGGCCGAATCGGCCGACATCCTCTCGCGGCCCCACCAGAAGGTCATCCTCCCCAACATGTCCGCCGGTTGCTCCATGGCCGACATGGCCGACCCGGAGGACGTCTATGCCTGCTGGGAGGAGCTGCAGGAGTTGGCCCTGGGCCACATTATGCCCGTAACCTATATCAACTCTGCGGCTGCCCTTAAGGCCTTCTGTGGCCGTCATGGCGGCATCGTCTGCACCTCTTCCAACGCCAAGAAGATCCTCCAGTGGGCCATAGAACGGGCGGACAAGATCCTCTTCTTCCCCGACCAGCACCTGGGGCGCAACACGGGCCTCAAGTTGGGCCTATCTTTGGAGGAGATGCCCGTCTGGGACTATACCCTCCCGTACGGCAGCCTTGGGGGCAACCGTGAGGAGGCCCTGCGAAGGGCCAAGATCATCCTTTGGAAGGGCCACTGCTCGGTACACCAGCGGTTCACCGTGCAACAGATAGAGGAGGCCCGGCGCCGCTACCCCGATGTCAAGGTCATTGTCCACCCCGAGTGCCGCATGGAGGTGGTGCAGGCGGCGGACATGGACGGCTCCACTGAGTTCATCGCCCGCACCATCCAGGAGGCACCTCCCGGCAGCAAGTGGGCGGTGGGCACGGAGATCAACCTCGTCTCCCGTTTGGCGCGGGAGAACCCCGACAAGATAGTCTTCTGCCTAGACCCCGTGGTGTGCCCCTGCTCCACCATGTACCGCATCCACCCGGCCTATCTCTGCTGGGTGCTGGAGGAGCTGGCCCAAGGGCGCATCGTCAACCAGGTGAAGGTGGACGAGGAAACGGCCCACTGGGCGCGAGTGGCCCTGCAGCGCATGCTAGAGGTCAGTTGA
- the ade gene encoding adenine deaminase, with amino-acid sequence MMEDYLAHMPQIMAAARGEIPGDLLLRNARIVNVFTSEVEEGDVLIKEGYIAAVGREEYGAQEVVDLGGAYLLPGFIDGHVHLESSYLYVDQYARAVVPRGTTAVVTDLHELANVAGLRGLRRYLRDARPLPLDVFLMVPSCVPATFDLETSGAVLGPREIRRALRWPEAIGLGELMNFPGVIHGHRACLDKVEAAWGSVLDGHAPKVRGKDLNAYLCAGPRSDHETTQLEEGWEKVRRGMYLMIREGTTEKNLEELLPLVSDDTYPRCMLVVDDRSCRDLLQDGDIDAVVRKAVRLGLRPIRAVQMVTIVPATHFRLRHHGAVAPGYVANLLVADDLYDLRPRQVYYRGQLVAQDGHPLFQGVRRIPRWLTRTVRPAPITAAAFRLRARPGPLPVIEIVPRQIITRRVEAELPRDAEGHVLPDLQQDIVKLAVVERHKGTGNVGVGMVKGFGLQRGAIASSFAHDSHNIVIVGVSDDDMLLACQEIWRMQGGLVAVEGGRVLASLPLPIAGLMSPRPLEEVARGLEEVEKAAQHLGVRVPAPYAILSFLALPVIPDLRVTDRGLVDVVAARVVDLAA; translated from the coding sequence ATGATGGAGGACTACCTGGCGCACATGCCCCAGATCATGGCCGCGGCCAGGGGTGAGATCCCTGGCGACCTTTTGTTGCGCAACGCCCGCATCGTCAACGTCTTCACCTCGGAGGTGGAAGAGGGGGACGTGCTTATCAAGGAGGGCTACATCGCGGCCGTGGGGCGAGAGGAGTATGGGGCCCAGGAGGTGGTGGACCTGGGCGGGGCCTACCTGTTGCCGGGGTTCATCGACGGGCATGTGCACCTGGAGAGCTCATACTTGTACGTAGACCAGTACGCGCGGGCGGTGGTGCCCCGTGGCACCACGGCCGTAGTTACCGACCTACATGAGCTGGCCAACGTGGCCGGTCTGCGCGGCCTCCGTCGCTACCTGCGGGATGCCCGCCCCCTGCCCTTGGACGTCTTCCTTATGGTGCCCTCCTGCGTCCCCGCCACCTTCGACCTGGAGACCTCGGGGGCCGTCCTGGGCCCGCGGGAGATCAGGCGGGCCCTCAGGTGGCCGGAGGCCATCGGCCTAGGGGAGCTTATGAACTTCCCAGGGGTCATCCACGGCCATCGTGCTTGCCTGGACAAGGTGGAAGCGGCCTGGGGCTCGGTGCTGGACGGACACGCCCCCAAGGTGCGAGGCAAGGACCTCAACGCCTACCTGTGCGCTGGCCCTCGCTCTGACCATGAGACCACCCAGTTGGAGGAAGGGTGGGAGAAGGTGCGCCGGGGCATGTATCTCATGATCCGCGAGGGCACCACCGAAAAGAACCTGGAGGAGCTCCTGCCCTTGGTCTCCGACGACACCTATCCCAGGTGCATGCTGGTGGTGGACGACCGCTCCTGCCGTGACCTCCTGCAGGACGGAGACATCGATGCCGTGGTGCGCAAGGCGGTGCGCCTGGGCCTGCGTCCCATTCGGGCCGTGCAGATGGTGACCATTGTCCCCGCCACTCACTTCCGTCTCCGGCACCATGGGGCAGTGGCCCCAGGTTATGTGGCCAACCTCCTGGTGGCCGACGACTTGTATGACCTGCGCCCACGCCAGGTCTACTACCGGGGCCAGCTGGTGGCCCAGGATGGCCACCCCCTCTTCCAGGGCGTGAGGCGCATACCCCGTTGGCTCACCCGCACGGTGCGGCCGGCGCCCATCACCGCTGCCGCTTTCCGTCTGAGGGCTCGCCCTGGCCCCCTGCCAGTCATCGAGATCGTCCCCCGCCAGATCATCACGCGGCGGGTGGAGGCTGAGCTCCCTAGGGATGCCGAGGGCCACGTCCTGCCCGACCTGCAGCAGGACATCGTCAAGTTGGCAGTGGTGGAGCGACACAAGGGCACAGGCAACGTTGGGGTAGGGATGGTGAAGGGGTTCGGGCTCCAGAGGGGAGCCATCGCCTCCTCCTTCGCCCACGACTCTCACAACATCGTCATCGTGGGGGTCTCCGACGACGATATGCTGTTGGCTTGTCAGGAGATCTGGCGGATGCAGGGAGGTCTGGTGGCGGTGGAAGGAGGCAGGGTGTTGGCCTCCCTTCCCCTGCCCATCGCTGGCCTCATGTCGCCCCGTCCCTTAGAAGAGGTGGCCCGTGGTCTCGAAGAGGTGGAGAAGGCGGCACAGCATCTGGGGGTGAGGGTGCCTGCCCCCTATGCCATCCTCTCCTTCTTAGCCTTGCCCGTCATCCCCGACCTGCGGGTCACCGACAGGGGTTTGGTGGACGTGGTGGCCGCCCGCGTGGTCGACCTGGCGGCCTAG
- a CDS encoding M20 family metallopeptidase, which produces MSRHASLKEKVASEVDVRRHELVDLSLRIHGHPETAFQERQACRWLSDYLESHGFRVERGICGLETAFRATYGSGGPHIAFLAEYDALPGIGHGCGHNIIGTASVGAGVAVRPAVEALGGTVYVIGTPAEEVAGGKVIMAQRGAFDGLDCAMLVHPGSANAVVTRALACIELEVEFLGRPSHAAAAPEAGLNALDAMIISFASLGLLRQQVRDGARIHGIITDGGQAVNVIPHRTAASLLVRAPEDDYLEILREKVLSCFRAGAEATGCQLRFRWGEETRYMTMRTNMVLAQLFQANFEALGRRVGGGERRALGSTDMGNVSHMLPAIHPTIAVAPPEVAIHTEEFREYAASEEGHRALLDAAKALAMTCVDLLADPDILRQAWEEFRGG; this is translated from the coding sequence ATGAGCCGTCACGCGTCCCTTAAGGAGAAGGTCGCATCAGAGGTGGATGTCCGCCGCCATGAGCTGGTGGACCTGAGCCTCCGTATCCACGGGCATCCGGAGACGGCCTTTCAAGAGCGGCAGGCTTGCCGCTGGCTGTCCGATTACCTGGAATCCCATGGCTTCCGGGTAGAGAGGGGGATATGCGGGCTGGAGACGGCCTTTCGGGCCACTTATGGCTCGGGAGGCCCCCACATCGCCTTCCTGGCGGAGTACGATGCCCTGCCGGGCATAGGCCACGGCTGTGGACATAATATCATAGGCACAGCGTCGGTGGGGGCAGGGGTAGCGGTGCGGCCGGCGGTGGAGGCCTTGGGAGGCACCGTTTACGTGATAGGCACGCCGGCGGAGGAGGTGGCGGGGGGCAAGGTCATCATGGCCCAGCGGGGTGCCTTCGATGGCCTGGACTGCGCCATGCTGGTGCACCCCGGCTCTGCTAATGCCGTGGTGACCCGTGCCTTGGCATGCATCGAGCTGGAGGTGGAGTTCTTGGGGAGGCCGTCCCATGCCGCCGCCGCGCCAGAGGCGGGCCTCAATGCCTTGGACGCCATGATCATATCCTTCGCCTCCCTGGGGCTTTTACGCCAGCAGGTGCGGGACGGGGCCCGCATCCACGGCATCATCACCGATGGCGGACAGGCGGTAAACGTCATTCCCCACCGCACGGCGGCCTCCCTTTTGGTGCGGGCACCGGAGGACGACTATTTGGAGATTCTGCGGGAGAAGGTCCTCTCCTGCTTCCGGGCGGGGGCGGAAGCCACCGGCTGTCAGCTGCGGTTCCGTTGGGGGGAGGAGACGCGTTACATGACCATGCGCACCAATATGGTCCTAGCCCAACTCTTCCAGGCCAACTTTGAGGCCCTGGGCCGAAGAGTGGGGGGTGGGGAGAGGCGAGCCCTGGGCTCCACCGACATGGGTAACGTGAGCCACATGCTCCCAGCCATCCACCCCACCATCGCCGTGGCCCCGCCGGAGGTCGCCATCCACACCGAGGAGTTCCGGGAGTACGCTGCCTCCGAGGAGGGGCATCGTGCCCTGCTGGACGCCGCCAAGGCCTTGGCCATGACCTGCGTGGATCTTTTGGCCGACCCCGACATCCTGAGACAGGCCTGGGAGGAGTTCCGGGGCGGCTAG
- a CDS encoding tyrosine-protein phosphatase: protein MRWDFIRKVRLPEVRGALFLTSMPGRQRPLEGDVTRAAGLKISLFVSLSPWEEVEEKSPRYAEAIAQGTLPWPVEFFPIENGDVPRDLTAYRAFVRNLARRLQEGERVLLHCAGGLGRTGMVAMSVLLELGLPYEEAESRVLAAGSSPETPAQWELVRRQAAGEL from the coding sequence ATGCGTTGGGATTTCATAAGAAAGGTGAGGCTGCCGGAGGTGCGTGGGGCTCTCTTCCTCACCTCCATGCCCGGGCGTCAGCGGCCCCTGGAGGGAGACGTGACCCGGGCGGCCGGCCTGAAGATATCCCTCTTCGTATCCCTCTCCCCGTGGGAGGAGGTGGAGGAGAAATCCCCGCGATATGCTGAGGCCATCGCTCAGGGCACCCTGCCGTGGCCAGTGGAGTTCTTCCCCATCGAGAACGGGGATGTGCCCCGCGACTTAACGGCCTATCGCGCCTTTGTGCGAAACCTGGCCCGCCGACTGCAGGAGGGGGAAAGGGTCCTCCTCCATTGTGCTGGTGGGTTGGGGCGCACGGGCATGGTGGCCATGAGCGTCCTCCTGGAGCTGGGCCTCCCCTACGAGGAGGCCGAGTCGCGGGTGCTGGCCGCCGGTTCCTCCCCCGAGACGCCTGCCCAATGGGAGCTGGTGCGGCGTCAGGCGGCTGGTGAGCTATGA
- the hpt gene encoding hypoxanthine phosphoribosyltransferase gives MGEIRPHSRLIGRRLILRRVKELARQIEQDYQGKHPLLLGALKGSFVFLADLVRQLRMPVEVDFIGAASYGHRTASSGEVNIYHEPRLPIGGRHVILVEDIVDTGATLAQVVRYLQGKKPASLRICALLRKMKPGQHEVEVHYLGFQVPDQFLIGYGLDCQEQFRHLPDIWTVKGVEP, from the coding sequence GTGGGTGAGATACGCCCCCACTCCCGCCTCATCGGCCGCCGCCTCATCCTCCGGCGGGTGAAGGAGCTAGCCCGCCAGATTGAGCAAGACTACCAAGGGAAGCATCCCCTCCTGCTAGGGGCCCTCAAGGGCAGCTTCGTCTTCTTGGCCGACCTAGTGCGGCAGCTCCGTATGCCGGTGGAGGTAGACTTCATCGGCGCCGCTAGCTATGGCCACCGCACCGCCTCCAGTGGGGAGGTCAACATATATCATGAGCCCCGCCTCCCCATCGGAGGCCGACACGTCATCCTGGTGGAGGACATCGTGGACACGGGGGCGACCCTGGCCCAGGTGGTGCGCTATCTCCAAGGGAAGAAGCCGGCCAGCTTGCGCATCTGCGCCCTGTTGCGCAAGATGAAACCCGGCCAGCATGAGGTGGAGGTCCACTATCTGGGCTTCCAGGTGCCAGACCAGTTCCTGATAGGCTATGGTCTAGACTGTCAGGAGCAGTTCAGGCACCTGCCCGATATATGGACAGTGAAGGGGGTGGAGCCATGA
- the plsX gene encoding phosphate acyltransferase PlsX, whose product MGEPVVALDAMGGDHAPRETVAGAVMACRQMGMRVALVGRPQEVEAELARHGALPPGLEVVAASEVIGMDEEPARAAWRKRDSSIAVGLRLLKEGRAQAFVSAGNTGAVMAAAIMYLGRIRGIERPTLAAVMPVGRPVVLLLDVGANADAKPHYLLQWAQMAAAYMERVWKVERPRVGLLNIGEEEVKGNALAQEAHRLLKGSGLNFVGNVEGKDITRGVADVVVTDGFTGNVVIKTMEGMVELMKDMARQALAGRRRNLLALPLVLPALPFLVAAGAVVAPSVLELLHRTSWREYGAGPLLGVDGLVFVAHGRSDAHAIRSALRVAREAARSGMLEALRQLSV is encoded by the coding sequence ATGGGGGAGCCGGTGGTAGCCTTGGACGCCATGGGGGGTGACCACGCCCCTAGGGAGACGGTGGCGGGGGCGGTGATGGCCTGTCGCCAGATGGGGATGAGGGTGGCCCTGGTGGGCCGGCCCCAGGAGGTGGAAGCCGAGCTAGCCAGGCATGGCGCCTTGCCGCCGGGGCTGGAGGTGGTGGCGGCCAGCGAGGTCATCGGCATGGACGAGGAGCCAGCGCGGGCTGCCTGGCGCAAGCGGGACTCCTCCATCGCCGTGGGCCTCCGGCTGCTGAAGGAAGGCAGGGCCCAAGCCTTCGTCTCCGCCGGCAACACAGGGGCGGTGATGGCCGCTGCCATCATGTATCTTGGGCGCATCCGCGGCATCGAGCGTCCCACCCTGGCTGCCGTCATGCCCGTGGGCAGGCCGGTGGTTCTCCTGTTGGACGTGGGGGCCAACGCCGACGCCAAGCCCCATTATCTCCTGCAGTGGGCCCAGATGGCCGCCGCCTATATGGAGAGGGTCTGGAAGGTGGAGCGGCCCAGGGTGGGACTCCTCAACATCGGCGAGGAGGAGGTGAAGGGCAACGCCCTGGCCCAGGAGGCCCACCGCCTACTCAAGGGCTCAGGCCTCAACTTCGTGGGCAACGTGGAGGGCAAGGACATCACCCGCGGCGTTGCAGACGTGGTGGTCACCGATGGGTTCACAGGTAATGTAGTCATCAAGACCATGGAGGGGATGGTGGAGCTCATGAAGGACATGGCCCGCCAGGCGTTGGCGGGCCGCCGGCGAAATCTCCTGGCCCTGCCCCTAGTCCTTCCTGCCCTCCCCTTCCTGGTGGCGGCGGGGGCGGTGGTAGCCCCATCGGTGCTGGAACTCCTGCATCGCACCAGCTGGCGGGAGTATGGCGCTGGCCCCTTGCTGGGGGTGGACGGCCTTGTGTTCGTGGCCCATGGCCGGAGCGACGCTCACGCCATTCGCTCCGCTCTTAGGGTGGCGCGGGAGGCGGCCCGCTCGGGCATGTTGGAGGCCCTGCGCCAGCTGAGCGTCTAG